From Catharus ustulatus isolate bCatUst1 chromosome 24, bCatUst1.pri.v2, whole genome shotgun sequence, the proteins below share one genomic window:
- the LOC117006779 gene encoding uncharacterized protein LOC117006779 isoform X1 gives MRSRRPCSGEGTGDAELRQDRSLSVGFRAQNPCPWGSGSLSVGFRIPVRGVQSSGSLSVGFRISVRGVQGSGSLSVGFRIPVRGAQDLCPWGSGLSTGDAGPRQDGSLSAGLRIPARRVQSSAPGNPEPRQDGSLSAELRAQDLCPWGSAPGDAGAPTGWIPVRRVQSSGSLSRGFSTGDPGLRQDGSLSAGLRAQDLCPQGSELRIPVCRVQHRGMLSLAGWISVRRAQGFCPQGSGLRISVRRAQSSGFLSAGLRAHRSPPQAAGRARGLSPSPPLLSLPRARCPGPGSVAGEEPEPGSEHPLPCCSAASSSSSSSSSSASSAAPGALRRRSVMPARAGSDEPATLTPSLPQ, from the exons ATGCGGAGCCGCCGTCCTTGCAGCGGGGAGGGCACCGGGGATGCTGAGCTCCGGCAGGATCGATCCCTGTCCGTGGG GTTCAGAGCTCAGAATCCCTGTCCGTGGGGTTCAGGATCCCTGTCCGTGGGGTTCAGGATCCCTGTCCGTGGGGTTCAGAGCTCAGGATCCCTGTCCGTGGGGTTCAGGATCTCTGTCCGTGGGGTTCAGGGCTCAGGATCCCTGTCCGTGGGATTCAGGATCCCTGTCCGTGGGGCTCAGGATCTCTGTCCGTGGGGTtcagggctcagcactggggatgCTGGACCCCGGCAGGATGGATCCCTGTCCGCAGGGCTCAGGATCCCTGCCCGTAGGGTTCAGAGCTCAGCACCGGGGAATCCCGAGCCCCGGCAGGATGGATCTCTGTCcgcagagctcagagctcaggatCTCTGTCCGTGGGGTTCAGCACCGGGGGATGCTGGAGCTCCGACAGGATGGATCCCTGTCCGTAGGGTTCAGAGCTCAGGATCCCTGTCCAGAGGGTTCAGTACCGGAGATCCCGGGCTCCGGCAGGATGGATCCCTGTCCGCAGGGCTCAGAGCTCAGGATCTCTGTCCGCAGGGCTCAGAGCTCAGGATCCCTGTCTGTAGAGTTCAGCACCGGGGAATGCTGAGTCTGGCAGGATGGATCTCTGTCCGCAGGGCTCAGGGTTTCTGTCcgcagggctcagggctcaggatCTCTGTCCGCAGGGCTCAGAGCTCAGGATTTCTGTCCGCAGGGCTCAGAGCTCACCGgagccctccccaggctgcgggCCGGGCTCGGGGGCTCTCGCCATCCCCCCcgctcctgtccctgcccagagcccgCTGCCCTGGCCCCGGCTCGGTGGCGGGGGAGGAGCCGGAGCCGGGCTCGgagcatcccctgccctgctgcagtgctgcctcctcctcctcctcctcctcctcctcctccgcatCCAGCGCCGCTCCCGGAGCGCTCCGGAGGCGCTCGGTGATGCCAGCCCGGGCAGGGAGCGACGAACCGGCCACATTAACCCCCTCCCTGCCGCAGTAA
- the LOC117006779 gene encoding uncharacterized protein LOC117006779 isoform X3, which produces MLSSGRIDPCPWGSGSLSVGFRAQDPCPWGSELRIPVRGVQDPCPWGSGSLSVGFRAQDPCPWGSGSLSVGFRAQDPCPWDSGLSTGDAGPRQDGSLSAGLRIPARRVQSSAPGNPEPRQDGSLSAELRAQDLCPWGSAPGDAGAPTGWIPVRRVQSSGSLSRGFSTGDPGLRQDGSLSAGLRAQDLCPQGSELRIPVCRVQHRGMLSLAGWISVRRAQGFCPQGSGLRISVRRAQSSGFLSAGLRAHRSPPQAAGRARGLSPSPPLLSLPRARCPGPGSVAGEEPEPGSEHPLPCCSAASSSSSSSSSSASSAAPGALRRRSVMPARAGSDEPATLTPSLPQ; this is translated from the exons ATGCTGAGCTCCGGCAGGATCGATCCCTGTCCGTGGGGTTCAGGATCCCTGTCCGTGGGGTTCAGGGCTCAGGATCCCTGTCCGTGGGGTTCAGAGCTCAGAATCCCTGTCCGTGGGGTTCAGGATCCCTGTCCGTGGGGTTCAGGATCCCTGTCCGTGGGGTTCAGAGCTCAGGATCCCTGTCCGTGGGGTTCAGGATCTCTGTCCGTGGGGTTCAGGGCTCAGGATCCCTGTCCGTGGGATTCAG ggctcagcactggggatgCTGGACCCCGGCAGGATGGATCCCTGTCCGCAGGGCTCAGGATCCCTGCCCGTAGGGTTCAGAGCTCAGCACCGGGGAATCCCGAGCCCCGGCAGGATGGATCTCTGTCcgcagagctcagagctcaggatCTCTGTCCGTGGGGTTCAGCACCGGGGGATGCTGGAGCTCCGACAGGATGGATCCCTGTCCGTAGGGTTCAGAGCTCAGGATCCCTGTCCAGAGGGTTCAGTACCGGAGATCCCGGGCTCCGGCAGGATGGATCCCTGTCCGCAGGGCTCAGAGCTCAGGATCTCTGTCCGCAGGGCTCAGAGCTCAGGATCCCTGTCTGTAGAGTTCAGCACCGGGGAATGCTGAGTCTGGCAGGATGGATCTCTGTCCGCAGGGCTCAGGGTTTCTGTCcgcagggctcagggctcaggatCTCTGTCCGCAGGGCTCAGAGCTCAGGATTTCTGTCCGCAGGGCTCAGAGCTCACCGgagccctccccaggctgcgggCCGGGCTCGGGGGCTCTCGCCATCCCCCCcgctcctgtccctgcccagagcccgCTGCCCTGGCCCCGGCTCGGTGGCGGGGGAGGAGCCGGAGCCGGGCTCGgagcatcccctgccctgctgcagtgctgcctcctcctcctcctcctcctcctcctcctccgcatCCAGCGCCGCTCCCGGAGCGCTCCGGAGGCGCTCGGTGATGCCAGCCCGGGCAGGGAGCGACGAACCGGCCACATTAACCCCCTCCCTGCCGCAGTAA
- the LOC117006779 gene encoding uncharacterized protein LOC117006779 isoform X4 has translation MLSSGRIDPCPWGSGSLSVGFRAQDPCPWGSELRIPVRGVQDPCPWGSGSLSVGFRAQDPCPWGSDLCPWGSGLSTGDAGPRQDGSLSAGLRIPARRVQSSAPGNPEPRQDGSLSAELRAQDLCPWGSAPGDAGAPTGWIPVRRVQSSGSLSRGFSTGDPGLRQDGSLSAGLRAQDLCPQGSELRIPVCRVQHRGMLSLAGWISVRRAQGFCPQGSGLRISVRRAQSSGFLSAGLRAHRSPPQAAGRARGLSPSPPLLSLPRARCPGPGSVAGEEPEPGSEHPLPCCSAASSSSSSSSSSASSAAPGALRRRSVMPARAGSDEPATLTPSLPQ, from the exons ATGCTGAGCTCCGGCAGGATCGATCCCTGTCCGTGGGGTTCAGGATCCCTGTCCGTGGGGTTCAGGGCTCAGGATCCCTGTCCGTGGGGTTCAGAGCTCAGAATCCCTGTCCGTGGGGTTCAGGATCCCTGTCCGTGGGGTTCAGGATCCCTGTCCGTGGGGTTCAGAGCTCAGGATCCCTGTCCGTGGGGTTCA GATCTCTGTCCGTGGGGTtcagggctcagcactggggatgCTGGACCCCGGCAGGATGGATCCCTGTCCGCAGGGCTCAGGATCCCTGCCCGTAGGGTTCAGAGCTCAGCACCGGGGAATCCCGAGCCCCGGCAGGATGGATCTCTGTCcgcagagctcagagctcaggatCTCTGTCCGTGGGGTTCAGCACCGGGGGATGCTGGAGCTCCGACAGGATGGATCCCTGTCCGTAGGGTTCAGAGCTCAGGATCCCTGTCCAGAGGGTTCAGTACCGGAGATCCCGGGCTCCGGCAGGATGGATCCCTGTCCGCAGGGCTCAGAGCTCAGGATCTCTGTCCGCAGGGCTCAGAGCTCAGGATCCCTGTCTGTAGAGTTCAGCACCGGGGAATGCTGAGTCTGGCAGGATGGATCTCTGTCCGCAGGGCTCAGGGTTTCTGTCcgcagggctcagggctcaggatCTCTGTCCGCAGGGCTCAGAGCTCAGGATTTCTGTCCGCAGGGCTCAGAGCTCACCGgagccctccccaggctgcgggCCGGGCTCGGGGGCTCTCGCCATCCCCCCcgctcctgtccctgcccagagcccgCTGCCCTGGCCCCGGCTCGGTGGCGGGGGAGGAGCCGGAGCCGGGCTCGgagcatcccctgccctgctgcagtgctgcctcctcctcctcctcctcctcctcctcctccgcatCCAGCGCCGCTCCCGGAGCGCTCCGGAGGCGCTCGGTGATGCCAGCCCGGGCAGGGAGCGACGAACCGGCCACATTAACCCCCTCCCTGCCGCAGTAA
- the LOC117006779 gene encoding uncharacterized protein LOC117006779 isoform X2, giving the protein MRSRRPCSGEGTGDAELRQDRSLSVGFRAQNPCPWGSGSLSVGFRIPVRGVQSSGSLSVGFRISVRGVQGSGSLSVGFRIPVRGAQDLCPWGSGLSTGDAGPRQDGSLSAGLRIPARRVQSSAPGNPEPRQDGSLSAELRAQDLCPWGSAPGDAGAPTGWIPVRRVQSSGSLSRGFSTGDPGLRQDGSLSAGLRAQDLCPQGSELRIPVCRVQHRGMLSLAGWISVRRAQGFCPQGSGLRISVRRAQSSGFLSAGLRAHRSPPQAAGRARGLSPSPPLLSLPRARCPGPGSVAGEEPEPGSEHPLPCCSAASSSSSSSSSSASSAAPGALRRRSVMPARAGSDEPATLTPSLPQ; this is encoded by the exons ATGCGGAGCCGCCGTCCTTGCAGCGGGGAGGGCACCGGGGATGCTGAGCTCCGGCAGGATCGATCC CTGTCCGTGGGGTTCAGAGCTCAGAATCCCTGTCCGTGGGGTTCAGGATCCCTGTCCGTGGGGTTCAGGATCCCTGTCCGTGGGGTTCAGAGCTCAGGATCCCTGTCCGTGGGGTTCAGGATCTCTGTCCGTGGGGTTCAGGGCTCAGGATCCCTGTCCGTGGGATTCAGGATCCCTGTCCGTGGGGCTCAGGATCTCTGTCCGTGGGGTtcagggctcagcactggggatgCTGGACCCCGGCAGGATGGATCCCTGTCCGCAGGGCTCAGGATCCCTGCCCGTAGGGTTCAGAGCTCAGCACCGGGGAATCCCGAGCCCCGGCAGGATGGATCTCTGTCcgcagagctcagagctcaggatCTCTGTCCGTGGGGTTCAGCACCGGGGGATGCTGGAGCTCCGACAGGATGGATCCCTGTCCGTAGGGTTCAGAGCTCAGGATCCCTGTCCAGAGGGTTCAGTACCGGAGATCCCGGGCTCCGGCAGGATGGATCCCTGTCCGCAGGGCTCAGAGCTCAGGATCTCTGTCCGCAGGGCTCAGAGCTCAGGATCCCTGTCTGTAGAGTTCAGCACCGGGGAATGCTGAGTCTGGCAGGATGGATCTCTGTCCGCAGGGCTCAGGGTTTCTGTCcgcagggctcagggctcaggatCTCTGTCCGCAGGGCTCAGAGCTCAGGATTTCTGTCCGCAGGGCTCAGAGCTCACCGgagccctccccaggctgcgggCCGGGCTCGGGGGCTCTCGCCATCCCCCCcgctcctgtccctgcccagagcccgCTGCCCTGGCCCCGGCTCGGTGGCGGGGGAGGAGCCGGAGCCGGGCTCGgagcatcccctgccctgctgcagtgctgcctcctcctcctcctcctcctcctcctcctccgcatCCAGCGCCGCTCCCGGAGCGCTCCGGAGGCGCTCGGTGATGCCAGCCCGGGCAGGGAGCGACGAACCGGCCACATTAACCCCCTCCCTGCCGCAGTAA
- the LOC117006779 gene encoding uncharacterized protein LOC117006779 isoform X5, translating to MRSRRPCSGEGTGDAELRQDRSLSVGFRIPVRGVQGSGSLSVGFRAQNPCPWGSGSLSVGFRIPVRGVQSSGSLSVGFRISVRGVQGSGSLSVGFRAQHWGCWTPAGWIPVRRAQDLCPWGSAPGDAGAPTGWIPVRRVQSSGSLSRGFSTGDPGLRQDGSLSAGLRAQDLCPQGSELRIPVCRVQHRGMLSLAGWISVRRAQGFCPQGSGLRISVRRAQSSGFLSAGLRAHRSPPQAAGRARGLSPSPPLLSLPRARCPGPGSVAGEEPEPGSEHPLPCCSAASSSSSSSSSSASSAAPGALRRRSVMPARAGSDEPATLTPSLPQ from the exons ATGCGGAGCCGCCGTCCTTGCAGCGGGGAGGGCACCGGGGATGCTGAGCTCCGGCAGGATCGATCCCTGTCCGTGGGGTTCAGGATCCCTGTCCGTGGGGTTCAGGGCTCAGGATCCCTGTCCGTGGGGTTCAGAGCTCAGAATCCCTGTCCGTGGGGTTCAGGATCCCTGTCCGTGGGGTTCAGGATCCCTGTCCGTGGGGTTCAGAGCTCAGGATCCCTGTCCGTGGGGTTCAGGATCTCTGTCCGTGGGGTTCAGGGCTCAGGATCCCTGTCCGTGGGATTCAG ggctcagcactggggatgCTGGACCCCGGCAGGATGGATCCCTGTCCGCAG agctcaggatCTCTGTCCGTGGGGTTCAGCACCGGGGGATGCTGGAGCTCCGACAGGATGGATCCCTGTCCGTAGGGTTCAGAGCTCAGGATCCCTGTCCAGAGGGTTCAGTACCGGAGATCCCGGGCTCCGGCAGGATGGATCCCTGTCCGCAGGGCTCAGAGCTCAGGATCTCTGTCCGCAGGGCTCAGAGCTCAGGATCCCTGTCTGTAGAGTTCAGCACCGGGGAATGCTGAGTCTGGCAGGATGGATCTCTGTCCGCAGGGCTCAGGGTTTCTGTCcgcagggctcagggctcaggatCTCTGTCCGCAGGGCTCAGAGCTCAGGATTTCTGTCCGCAGGGCTCAGAGCTCACCGgagccctccccaggctgcgggCCGGGCTCGGGGGCTCTCGCCATCCCCCCcgctcctgtccctgcccagagcccgCTGCCCTGGCCCCGGCTCGGTGGCGGGGGAGGAGCCGGAGCCGGGCTCGgagcatcccctgccctgctgcagtgctgcctcctcctcctcctcctcctcctcctcctccgcatCCAGCGCCGCTCCCGGAGCGCTCCGGAGGCGCTCGGTGATGCCAGCCCGGGCAGGGAGCGACGAACCGGCCACATTAACCCCCTCCCTGCCGCAGTAA